The genome window CGGATGTCTATATGAAATTGGATTACAatgttgttttaattttatattcactCTTTTCatcttaatttttatattagagatataaatttatatgaatGAGTAAAAAATGTGGGTATGATTTATACACGGTTCAAGACGATACACGTCTCAAGACGATGATCAATATAGCTCACATCATaaggttgactaaaattataggtATCAActatatattattgaagttgaatttttttacataatataatttttattaattaattttgagttAGGACAGGGTTGGAGATCTTGACTTATGGAAAATCGGAATCAGCTTATTTCTATAGGTTGcatgaaaaatttataaatcaatttctgatttatatatcataatttgaaaagttgaaaattctaattttattgGTGACTtatgtttggttttaaattttgattttagaaatattataaaatcacttaaaataataaattattattataataatttatatatttgataaattataactattaaaaaaaaattgttttcactAACATTTGAATACACCCGAAGGAGATAAAGAAAAAGCAGGTCGAAAAGAGGAGGCGACTGGCGGTGTGTCCCAGCGCAGCACACAAATACACAATATACATGTAGGAGAGAAACGTGTGTTTATAATATAgctgatattattattattatattaaattaaataatcttaGTAAGGGGAAATAAATCGGTGGTGTTAGAATCGTGGGATGGAACAGGAGAGCAAAAGCAGTAATTCAGTAGCGATCGGCGGGGGGAATTCACCGGCGCCGTTTCTGAGCAAGACTTATGAAGTTGTAGATCATCCTTCCACCGACCCTCTCGTTTCTTGGAGCTCCGACGGCAACAGCTTCATCGTCTGGGATGTTCCTCAATTCTCCTCTCTTCTTTTGCCCAAATACTTCAAGCACAACAATTTCTCCAGCTTTATCAGGCAATTGAATACTTATgttcgtctctctctctctctctctctctctctctctctctctctctctctctctctctcgctctctctctctccccctctccccctctccctctccctccctctctctctctctctctctctctctctctctctctctctctccctcctatAAAGATATCATTATGTTAAACATTCTTGCTGTACCTTTTCATATTTACCCTTACCTTATTTGGTTTTGAGAACTAGGGTTGATTTTTATCCATGTGATATTACAAAATGAGTTTCCTCGACAATGAGCTTGTGAATCAATTAATTAACTTCCCAATTCgttttatttagtaaatagGTTCTTCAATCTTGATCATCATTCCTACCTATCTTGTCTGCCAATGCCTATATGTTTCTAATTTCGTACCTGCAGCTGTTTATTATAAGTCCTATTGTTCTACCCATTGCATTTATGTTTTAAATTGCATTTTTTCTTAAGGGTTTGCAGGAGTCCTTGGTGTTCTTTGATGTTTTCTATAGGAATTTACTGTAGTTCcctattttgttttgtttttcatgcTGTTGCATTTCCCCTGTCTTTCCTTTTTAATCTCACAGGGGTTTAGAAAGATTGACTCAGAGCGTTGGGAGTTTGCAAACGAGGGGTTTCTCAGAGGCCAAAAGCACCTTTTGAAGGGTATAACCAGGCGAAAACCtggtcatccacaaactcaacAGCAAGTTCCTCAGGTTCAGACCCAGTCCGCGGCTTCTTCACTTGAAGTTCGATTTGGGATAGATGAAGAGGTCGAAAGCCTTAAAACCGACAAGAATGTCCTCATGCAGGAGCTTGTCAGGTTGCGGCAGCAACAGCAAGGGACAGATAACCAGCTGCAGACTGTTGTGCATCGAGTCCACTTAATGGAGCAACGTCAACAACAAATGATGTCATTTCTTGCAAATGCCATGCAGAGGCCAGGCGTCTTAGCCCAGCTTGTAGAAGAGCAGAGTGAGAACAACCGGCGAATTTCTGGAGCGACCAAAAAAAGGAGACAACCAAAAGAAGAAATTTTTGTTGGCAAGCATGGCAATCTGTCACCCACTAAGCAGATTGTTAGGTACCAACCATTAATAAATGAAGCAGCACAAGAAATGCTCCGTAAAATTCTTCAGATGGATACATCTTCTAGAATGGAACCTACTCTAAAAAATACAAATGCTTTCTTGATTGAAAACGGACCTTCTTCTACCAATTTGTTAGACAATGGTTGCTCCTCCAGTCGGAACTCCGGAGTCACCCTTTCAGAAGTTCTACCAGCTTCTTCACAGCCCTATGCAGAGTTGGGTCATCCTCATCATCCCTCAGCTGTCCATACTGAAACCCAATCTTTTCCAAAGACAAGTATGCTTGATCCTCCGAAAGAAATGGGTGTGAATGATTTCTCTTATGAAGGTCTGAATATGGATTTAGGGTTGCTAGGAGGTGAGATTCCTCTTCAGACTGATGAATTATCTTCCAATTCTGATGTACATGCCTTGCTGGATGATGTTCCCAAACTTCCAGGCATAAATGATATTTTCTGGGAACAATTTCTTTCGACAAGCCCACACACCGGTGATTCTAGTGATGATGACAATCGACATAGCACCCTGGAAATCAAAGATGGCAAGGAACAAGAGACGCAATTTGTTCAAGAGAATGGATGGGACAGAACTGCGCATATGAATCATTTAACTGAACAGATGGGGCTTCTTGCGTCAGGCGCGGACAAAGTGTGATTTTCATATCAGCTGTCTTATCTTCCAAGGGAGCAAAGTAGATCCACTTCTGCTACTTTGATGACCTGGACTTAATCTACATTTCCATCAATTGCATGTAAAAGGTACATCTGAGCGATCTAATATCTTTCATATAATTCCTTAGTCAGGCTCAACCACTCACCTGTGTGTCTCTGGTTATGACATTAGATCCATGGTCCTCCATATAT of Daucus carota subsp. sativus chromosome 3, DH1 v3.0, whole genome shotgun sequence contains these proteins:
- the LOC108214452 gene encoding heat stress transcription factor A-1b, whose protein sequence is MEQESKSSNSVAIGGGNSPAPFLSKTYEVVDHPSTDPLVSWSSDGNSFIVWDVPQFSSLLLPKYFKHNNFSSFIRQLNTYGFRKIDSERWEFANEGFLRGQKHLLKGITRRKPGHPQTQQQVPQVQTQSAASSLEVRFGIDEEVESLKTDKNVLMQELVRLRQQQQGTDNQLQTVVHRVHLMEQRQQQMMSFLANAMQRPGVLAQLVEEQSENNRRISGATKKRRQPKEEIFVGKHGNLSPTKQIVRYQPLINEAAQEMLRKILQMDTSSRMEPTLKNTNAFLIENGPSSTNLLDNGCSSSRNSGVTLSEVLPASSQPYAELGHPHHPSAVHTETQSFPKTSMLDPPKEMGVNDFSYEGLNMDLGLLGGEIPLQTDELSSNSDVHALLDDVPKLPGINDIFWEQFLSTSPHTGDSSDDDNRHSTLEIKDGKEQETQFVQENGWDRTAHMNHLTEQMGLLASGADKV